Within the Deinococcota bacterium genome, the region GTCCGCCTCCGCCCACTCGCGCATCACGTCGGCGACGAAGTTGCCGAGGTTCGTCTCCTCGCTGCGCACGGCCGCCCGGCGCACCTCGAGTGGCGTCGTCGTCTCCCCCACCGGCTCGGCGAGGGCGGCGTCGAGCTCCTCCTCATAAGAGTTGACGATAGCGAGGACCTCCGGGTCGGGCTCGATGTCGGCGCTGACCTCGTGCAGCGTGAAACGCCAATCCACCACCTCTTCGCCTGCCACCACCAGGGTCAGCTCGCCCAGGTAGTCGAACTCATCGCCGACGCGGGAGATGATCGTGCCGTTCACCACCTCGGGCTCCTCGAGCACGCCTGCGCAGTGGTCACCGACGATGGCGTCGATGCCGTCCACCTCGGCGGCGAGGCGCTCGGCGTCGGGGGCGCAGAGGTGCGAGAGGACGAGCACCACCTGCGCACCGTCCGCGCGCATCCCCGCCACGACCTCGCGGGCCGACTCGAAGAGGTCGGCCATCTCGGCGTGCGCGCCCAAGGTGGTGACCTCGGGGGTGTCGGGCGGCGCGAAGCCGGTGACGCCCACCCGGAGGCCCGAGGGCATCTCGTGGACGAGGTAGCGCGCCGCGCCCTGCTCGGCGCCGAAGACGTCGCCGCTGCGGTTGTCGACGATGTTGCCGCTCACCCACCTAAACGTGCTGCGCTCGAGCATGGCGACGAGACTATCCGGGCCGTAGTCGAACTCGTGGTTGCCGTAGGTGTTGAAGTCGAGGCCCATGGCGTTGAGGGCGCCTACCACGTGCTCGCCCCGGTAGACGCTGGCCAGCAGCGACGGCGCCAGATCGTCGCCGTTGCCGACGAAGAGCACGTTGTCCCGCCCCTCCTTGAGCTCCTTGACGAGCGCGGCGTAGCGCGCGATGTTGGCCTCGTCCTCGGCGCCGTATTTGCCGTGGAAATGGGTGTCGTGGAGAATGACGAGTTCCTGAGCCTGCCCGAGGCCCATGAGCGCGAACAGGCCCAAGACCAGCGGCAGGATCAACCTTCTGTACCTTTGCAGCCCTTGCGTCATCTTGTCCTCCTTTGTTCAACACCTCATCCTACAACTTCCGTGTCATCGTTCCATACGCCCCCGGGCTCGAGGCCCGCTACGCCCAACCAGCGCGTAAACCCCCTCCTGCGCCTCGCCCGGTAGACGACCAAGGCGCTCGAGCGCGCCATGTCGCGCACGTACGGCATGAGGATCACGCTTCCTCCTCTTGGTCGTCCTCTTGGTCGTCCTCTTGGTCGTCGAGCCGCTCCAGATGGCGCTCGAGCGCCTCCTCGACAAAGAGCGACAGCGACTTCCGCGAATCGATGGCGGCGTGCTTCACCTCGCGAATGAGCCTTGGCGGCAAGTAGACGTTGAACTGCTGCTTGTCTTCGGACATGATTGCTAGAATACTAGCATTCTAGCAAGGCGGTGTCAAGGGTAGCCGGATGAATGCTGACGGCGGCAAAGTGCCTGCAAAGGTGCAATGTTTGTGAGGCGACGTCTTATACTCGGTCCATGCCCGCGACCATCCTTGCGCTCGATGACGAAGTCTCCATCTTGCGCCTCATCGAGCTGACCCTGCAAGACGACTACGACGTCAAGGCCTTTGCTCACCCCGCCGAGGCCCTGGCGGCGCTCCGGGAGGGGCTGGTGCCGCAGCTTATCCTCTGCGACATCAGCATGCCGGGCATGACCGGCTTCGGCTTTCACGAGGAGGTGCGCAAGGTAGGCGTCCTGCGCGGCGTGCCCTTCGTCTACCTGACCGCCATGGACGACCAGGCGCACTTTCGCCAGGGCATGGCCCGGGGTGCGGACGACTACCTCACCAAGCCCTTCGGCACCAGCGAGCTGCTGGACACCGTCGCCATGCGCCTTGCCAAGGCCGCGAGCCTGCGCCAGAACCAGGACGAGACGGCGGCGGTCTTGAACGTCCTCAGCCTGGGCGGCCTCGAGGTCTCCCTGGGCGAGACGCGCGTCCGCTGGGGCGCCAAAAAGGCCGCTGAGGTCTTCTTGTTCCTGTTGACATCGGGCGGCACGGTGCGCCGCGAGGAACTCAAAAAGGAGCTGTGGTGGGAGGACATCGCCGAGGGCAGCTTCAGGGTGATCAACTCGCGCATGCGCAAGGCCACCCAGGACTTCGCCACGATCACCAGCGACGAGGGCAAATATGAGCTCGTCTTGAACTGCGAGGTGAACTGGGACGCGCTTCATTTCGAGCAGCGGGCCGCAGGAGCGCTGGCGAACGAGGACTATGGCGCGATGCAGGGAGCGGCTCAGGCCTATGGCGGCGAGTTCCTGCCCGGCTTCGACTCGCCCTGGGCCGAGCGCCAGCGGGGCTACTACGACGGCCTCTATCTGGACCTCTTGGAGAGGAGCCTCGAGCTCGCTCCCAGCGAAGCCCTCGAGTTCGAGGCGCGCAGGCAGCTCGAGGCCTATCTCGAAAGACCCTGAGGACAGGGGGCAGAATAGCGAGGAGTCAGAGGTTGCCTCCATTCTGTCTCAGCTCTGGCTCTTCGGATGACTGGGCGAAATTCCGACCCCTAGTTCTTATACATTAGTTCCTATACATTAGTTCCTATACAGCGGCACCAGGCGCTGGGCGGTGAAGTCGATCTCGAAGCTGCCTACCGAGGGCAGGTAGATCTCGAAGCGCCGCGTCTCCCCCGGCGCGACGAGTTCGACGAGGTAGGAGCCGGGGGGCAGGTCGGCGACGAAAGGGCGCGCCCGCGGGAGGCCGTTCACGTAGACGAGGTAGCCCTCAGGCGCCTCCCAGAAGAGCAGCGGCGAGCTCACCGGCCGGAGCTGGCGCTCGACCCGGCTCACGCGCGAGCGCTGCACCGTCACCTGGGTCGTCTCGGACTCGAAGCCGGGCCGCTCGAGGCGGAGGCTGTGCTGGCCGGGGCTCACCTGCTCGGTCAGCGGCGTGGTGCCGATAAGGCGGTTGTCCACATAGACGCGGGCGGCGGGCCGGCTGGTCACGTGGACGCCGCCCGTGCTGGTCGGCTGCAAGAGCGCGTGCGCAAAGTCGATGCGGTCGTCCTTGGCGGTGACCACGTCAAAGGACGGCAAGAAGCCCTCCTTGCGCCACTCCAGCTCGTAGCGCCCCGGCGTCAGGGACAAGACCTCGAGCGCCGGCCCGGTGCGCCCGATATAGGTGCCGTTCACGTAGA harbors:
- a CDS encoding 5'-nucleotidase C-terminal domain-containing protein; translated protein: MTQGLQRYRRLILPLVLGLFALMGLGQAQELVILHDTHFHGKYGAEDEANIARYAALVKELKEGRDNVLFVGNGDDLAPSLLASVYRGEHVVGALNAMGLDFNTYGNHEFDYGPDSLVAMLERSTFRWVSGNIVDNRSGDVFGAEQGAARYLVHEMPSGLRVGVTGFAPPDTPEVTTLGAHAEMADLFESAREVVAGMRADGAQVVLVLSHLCAPDAERLAAEVDGIDAIVGDHCAGVLEEPEVVNGTIISRVGDEFDYLGELTLVVAGEEVVDWRFTLHEVSADIEPDPEVLAIVNSYEEELDAALAEPVGETTTPLEVRRAAVRSEETNLGNFVADVMREWAEADIGMQNGGSIRADRVIEPGPLTLRDVIETLPFENHVVKLEVTGETLLEMLELSVSSVEEGHGRFLQVSGLSFSYDPGAEPGSRVREVLVGGEPLEPGASYTLATNSFLATGGDGYEMLVGVPVLIDEHAGPLHADLVEEAIRVGSPIGPELEGRIRTVD
- a CDS encoding response regulator; this translates as MPATILALDDEVSILRLIELTLQDDYDVKAFAHPAEALAALREGLVPQLILCDISMPGMTGFGFHEEVRKVGVLRGVPFVYLTAMDDQAHFRQGMARGADDYLTKPFGTSELLDTVAMRLAKAASLRQNQDETAAVLNVLSLGGLEVSLGETRVRWGAKKAAEVFLFLLTSGGTVRREELKKELWWEDIAEGSFRVINSRMRKATQDFATITSDEGKYELVLNCEVNWDALHFEQRAAGALANEDYGAMQGAAQAYGGEFLPGFDSPWAERQRGYYDGLYLDLLERSLELAPSEALEFEARRQLEAYLERP
- a CDS encoding ribbon-helix-helix domain-containing protein, with the translated sequence MSEDKQQFNVYLPPRLIREVKHAAIDSRKSLSLFVEEALERHLERLDDQEDDQEDDQEEEA